In Thunnus thynnus chromosome 4, fThuThy2.1, whole genome shotgun sequence, a genomic segment contains:
- the LOC137181941 gene encoding cilia- and flagella-associated protein 58-like isoform X1 produces MDKNTVQKRLTAKLIAVERSLKKDKAKEEQAKNDELAQKKEGDTLFRVQVLLKEKNKFKKQVEGLAHCVKELEGQKRAADKIINEQRELLKKIDKENKQLHDDNASLKEQVTHGINVEKVMHREKEAFQNELKKREKSLENVRRYKKKIDDGKLEIHKRDKQIKVITYEKEKLFQKNVELQERICCLEDDKSSLAAKIVQLEEKVEKQYNSIEYVKMKLNKVNNKKTQLEDKCDKDTRIIKNREDEVTNSRLLVHESEKKMRQQKVQTEAAVGEIMLLQKNLDKVNLEIEDKNKTIKKLTDGIRSRGTELNRKSQELETVQRSEKCLQNRVIVMEKQLTEIKQTHEELVVSADREQSRLRKELDHVTEERDIFIKKSTYSDNMVLQQQLKMDQQKHAEETLKQELKDCEIKFNQYQAELDHLNLELSISRHNELTLMRKVASLQLKNPQDNNVSDIMRLQRLHDYNSHLMKNLERMSAKLAEKDQEITNLKSMLARRPDDATQKFQESQRAIRELKDKLKASTAEAWVFMDKYSTVTEQNNRLKGELKELYIRDKSSNKPLPPISKKSQLHSEKKPEDGSKITPHPPMKVYGTQVRPQPPPPHHSMRVLRQNSSSSTRSIPSVLSPCGVMLDAEEELEPAAGHDLNK; encoded by the exons atggacaaaaacacagtgCAGAAAAGACTGACTGCAAAACTCATTGCAGTTGAGAGGTCattgaaaaaagacaaagctAAAGAAGAGCAGGCCAAAAATGATGAACTGGCCCAGAAGAAAGAGGGTGACACTTTGTTTAGGGTGCAGGTtcttctaaaagaaaaaaataagtttaaaaaacagGTTGAAGGGTTGGCTCACTGCGTAAAAGAGCTTGAGGGGCAGAAGAGGGCTgcagataaaataattaatgaacAGAGAGAGCTGTTAAAAAAGattgacaaagaaaacaaacagttacACGATGACAATGCTTCATTAAAAGAACAAGTAACACATGGCATCAACGTTGAAAAAGTAATGCACCGTGAGAAAGAAGCATTTCAGAATGaactaaaaaaaagagagaagtcgTTAGAAAACGTTAGaagatacaaaaagaaaattgatgATGGTAAGCTAGAAATAcataaaagagacaaacaaattaaagtaataacatatgagaaagaaaaactttttcagaaaaatgtggAACTCCAAGAAAGGATATGCTGTCTAGAGGATGACAAATCTTCCTTAGCAGCGAAAATAGTACAGCTAGAGGAAAAGGTAGAAAAACAGTACAACAGCATTGAATATGTCAAAATGAAGCTGAACAAggtcaacaataaaaaaactcaACTTGAAGATAAGTGCGACAAAGACACTCGGATCATAAAGAACAGAGAAGACGAGGTGACCAATAGTAGACTTTTGGTTCATGAGTCAGAGAAGAAGATGAGGCAGCAAAAAGTGCAGACCGAAGCTGCCGTGGGTGAGATCATGCTGCTACAGAAAAACTTGGACAAGGTTAATTTGGAAATAgaagacaagaacaaaacaattaaaaagctAACTGATGGAATCAGAAGCCGGGGTACTGAGCTTAACAGGAAGAGCCAAGAGCTGGAAACTGTTCAGAGAAgtgagaaatgtttgcagaacAGGGTGATAGTCATGGAGAAGcaactgacagaaataaagcaaacacaTGAAGAATTAGTAGTTTCAGCTGATAGGGAACAGAGCCGGCTGAGGAAAGAATTGGACCATGTGACTGAAGAAAGGgacatatttataaaaaagtCAACTTACAGCGATAACATGGtattgcagcagcagctgaagatGGACCAACAGAAACATGCAGAGGAGACGCTAAAACAAGAGCTCAAAGACTGTGAAATAAAATTCAACCAGTACCAGGCAGAGCTTGATCACTTGAATCTTGAGTTATCGATCAGTAGACATAATGAGCTGACACTTATGAGGAAGGTCGCAAGTTTGCAGTTAAAGAATCCGCAAGACAATAATGTTAGTGACATTATGCGCCTTCAGCGGCTCCATGACTACAACTCCCACTTGATGAAGAATCTTGAGCGCATGTCGGCTAAGTTGGCGGAAAAAGACCAGGAGATTACCAATTTGAAGAGCATGTTGGCTCGGCGGCCAGATGATGCAACCCAGAAGTTCCAAGAGAGTCAGAGGGCGATCAGAGAGCTTAAAGATAAGTTAAAGGCATCGACGGCAGAAGCCTGGGTATTCATGGATAAGTACTCTACTGTGACAGAGCAGAACAATAGGCTGAAAGGTGAGTTAAAGGAATTGTATATTAGAGACAAATCAAGTAACAAACCTTTGCCTCCTATTTCCAAAAAGTCCCAGCTCCACTCTGAGAAGAAGCCAGAGGATGGATCGAAGATCACCCCCCATCCTCCCATGAAAGTCTACGGAACACAAGTGAGgccacaaccaccaccacccc ATCACTCCATGAGGGTGCTGAGACAGAATTCATCATCATCCACGAGATCCATACCGTCAGTGCTCTCCCCCTGTGGGGTGATGTTAGATGCAGAGGAAGAGCTAGAACCTGCTGCAGGACATGACTTAAATAAATAG
- the LOC137181938 gene encoding inter-alpha-trypsin inhibitor heavy chain H3-like, translating into MAAGWRVLLLWGWVCIWLPAQAQGTLVISRRDARMQETKEDVDTRSIKKRSTKSADLVEVYSVRVVCAVTSRFAHTVMTSKALNKANSSQEIFFEVELPKTAFITNFSMEIDGQEYVGEVKEKEKAKKQYEKAVSSGQTAGLVKASGRKMEKFSVSVNIAAESNVTFILTYEELLQRKLGHYEILTRVKPKQPVQEFQIVADIYEPQGIAFVEASATFLTNELLPLVEKIVTDTKAHISFSPTLEQQRKCAGCEGTMIDGDFIIKYDVKREESLGEVQIVNGYFVHFFAPPDLPRVPKNVVFVIDRSGSMSGRKIAQTRQALTAILKDLHEQDHFALILFDDKIVTWKDSLTKAIKENVVEAIAYVKKLRDKGATNINGAILKAVRMLEKDRDDKKLPERSVDMIVLLTDGMPNKGVSDLPTIQKNVRSAIGGNMSLFCLGFGNDVDFSFLDVMSKQNKGVARRIYEASDAAVQLQGFYEEVSSPLLLEVDLRYPDNAVDLLTKSHYSHLFNGSEIVVAGQLNGDNLDNFLVEVFALGPDKDFQVQGKASVVNWDVIYPQQEYIFGDFTERLWAYLTIQQLLENSDIGTQQEKNNTAAKALDMSLKYSFVTPLTSMVVTKPETEDRPGSTLIANKLTEDQRQKAERRTGSSALAASSHSQYDVDGDPHFMIEIPDREAALCFNINDKPGTIFNLVRDPKSGFVVNGQVIGKKKVVPDGNINTYFGRFGITHQKLGVRLDVSTQDISVFYNGKQVKLLWSDTASLKETNMDLKLTKNCSLTVTLRHSVKFMVIRHTKVWKRRHNQQDYLGFYTLDSHHLSTSVHGLLGQFYHGVEFEVTDLRPGEIQGKLDATMYVKGQTLHVTRHWQKDFSRDVKNGENILCWFVNNSGTGLVDGGASDYIVSDLFKTV; encoded by the exons gaaacAAAAGAGGATGTGGACACCAGGTCAATAAAG AAAAGAAGCACAAAGTCTGCAGAC TTGGTGGAGGTGTACAGTGTCAGGGTCGTCTGTGCTGTGACGTCTCGTTTTGCTCACACTGTCATGACCTCGAAGGCTCTGAACAAAGCAAACTCCTCACAGGAAATCTTCTTCGAAGTGGAGCTTCCCAAAACCGCTTTCATCACCAACTTCAGCAT GGAAATTGATGGTCAGGAGTATGTTGGAGaggtgaaggagaaagagaaagccaAGAAACAGTATGAGAAGGCTGTTTCCTCAGGACAGACTGCTGGACTGGTCAA GGCTTCTGGAAGAAAGATGGAGAAGTTTTCAGTGTCTGTCAACATTGCAGCTGAAAGTAACGTGACTTTCATTCTGACCTATGAGGAGCTCCTTCAGAGGAAACTGGGCCATTATGAGATTCTGACCCGAGTTAAACCCAAACAACCGGTCCAGGAGTTTCAG ATTGTGGCAGACATCTATGAGCCGCAGGGCATTGCTTTTGTTGAGGCTTCTGCAACTTTCCTCACCAATGAGCTGCTCCCACTGGTGGAGAAAATTGTCACAGACACAAAA GCACACATCTCTTTCTCACCAACActggagcagcagaggaaatgTGCAGGATGTGAAGGTACCATGATTGATGGAGATTTCATCATCAAGTATGATGTGAAGCGAGAAGAAAGCCTGGGGGAAGTTCAG atTGTGAACGGATACTTTGTGCACTTCTTTGCTCCACCTGACCTACCCAGAGTCCCAAAGAACGTTGTGTTTGTGATCGACAGGAGCGGCTCAATGAGTGGAAGAAAGATTGCACAG ACTCGGCAAGCATTGACTGCCATTCTGAAAGACCTCCACGAGCAGGACCACTTTGCTCTCATCCTGTTTGATGATAAGATTGTCACCTGGAAGGACTCTCTTACCAAAGCAATTAAGGAAAATGTGGTTGAAGCCATTGCCTATGTCAAGAAACTAAGGGACAAAGGAG CCACCAATATCAATGGTGCCATACTAAAAGCAGTGAGAATgctggagaaagacagagatgatAAGAAGCTTCCAGAGAGGAGTGTGGATATGATTGTATTATTGACCGATGGGATGCCAAACAAAG GGGTGTCTGACCTCCCAACAATCCAGAAGAATGTGCGCTCTGCTATTGGAGGGAACATGTCGCTGTTCTGTCTTGGATTCGGAAATGATGTAGATTTCTCCTTCCTGGATGTCATGAGCAAACAAAACAAGGGAGTGGCCCGCAGAATCTATGAGGCCTCAGATGCAGCTGTTCAACTCCAG GGTTTCTATGAGGAGGTGTCCAGTCCCCTGCTCCTGGAGGTGGACCTGCGTTACCCTGACAATGCGGTAGACCTCTTGACCAAAAGCCATTACAGCCATTTGTTTAATGGCTCAGAGATTGTGGTGGCCGGACAGCTGAATGGCGACAACCTGGATAACTTCCTTGTGGAAGTGTTTGCCCTGGGG CCTGACAAGGACTTCCAGGTGCAGGGAAAGGCCAGTGTGGTAAACTGGGATGTGATCTACCCACAACAGGAGTACATCTTTGGGGATTTCACGGAGCGTTTATGGGCTTACCTCACCATCCAGCAGCTACTGGAAAACAG tgACATTGGTACACAGCAGGAGAAAAACAATACAGCAGCTAAGGCCCTGGACATGTCCCTGAAGTACAGCTTTGTCACCCCTCTCACCTCCATGGTGGTCACCAAGCCTGAAACTGAGGATAGACCAGGCAGCACTCTCATTGCTAATAAATTGACTGAGG accagagacagaaagcagagaggcGCACTG GTTCCTCTGCCCTTGCTGCCAGTTCCCATAGTCAATACGATG TGGACGGAGATCCTCATTTCATGATAGAAATCCCAGACAGAGAGGCAGCTCTGTGCTTtaacatcaatgacaaaccaggAACCATTTTCAACCTGGTCAGAGACCCAAAATCAG GCTTCGTGGTGAATGGTCAAGTTATTGGCAAGAAGAAAGTTGTACCAGATGGTAACATCAACACTTACTTTGGGCGTTTTGGCATCACACACCAGAAACTGGGGGTGAGGCTGGATGTGAGCACTCAGGACATCTCAGTCTTCTACAACGGCAAGCAGGTCAAGCTGCTGTGGTCTGATACAGCCTCCCTCAAAGAAACCAA TATGGACCTCAAGTTGACAAAGAACTGTAGTCTGACAGTCACGCTGAGACACTCGGTTAAATTTATGGTCATCAGACACACAAAGGTGTGGAAGAGACGTCACAACCAACAAGACTACCTGGGTTTCTACACCCTGGACAGCCATCATTTGTCCACTTCAGTTCATGGCCTACTAG GTCAGTTCTACCATGGTGTTGAATTTGAGGTGACAGATCTGCGTCCAGGTGAAATCCAGGGGAAACTAGACGCCACCATGTATGTGAAGGGACAAACACTCCATGTGACCAG ACACTGGCAGAAAGACTTCAGCAGGGATGTGAAGAATGGGGAAAATATTCTCTGCTGGTTTGTTAACAACAGTGGAACGGGCCTCGTGGATGGAGGAGCCTCTGATTACATTGTGTCAGACCTTTTTAAGACTGTTTGA
- the LOC137181941 gene encoding cilia- and flagella-associated protein 58-like isoform X2 yields the protein MDKNTVQKRLTAKLIAVERSLKKDKAKEEQAKNDELAQKKEGDTLFRVQVLLKEKNKFKKQVEGLAHCVKELEGQKRAADKIINEQRELLKKIDKENKQLHDDNASLKEQVTHGINVEKVMHREKEAFQNELKKREKSLENVRRYKKKIDDGKLEIHKRDKQIKVITYEKEKLFQKNVELQERICCLEDDKSSLAAKIVQLEEKVEKQYNSIEYVKMKLNKVNNKKTQLEDKCDKDTRIIKNREDEVTNSRLLVHESEKKMRQQKVQTEAAVGEIMLLQKNLDKVNLEIEDKNKTIKKLTDGIRSRGTELNRKSQELETVQRSEKCLQNRVIVMEKQLTEIKQTHEELVVSADREQSRLRKELDHVTEERDIFIKKSTYSDNMVLQQQLKMDQQKHAEETLKQELKDCEIKFNQYQAELDHLNLELSISRHNELTLMRKVASLQLKNPQDNNVSDIMRLQRLHDYNSHLMKNLERMSAKLAEKDQEITNLKSMLARRPDDATQKFQESQRAIRELKDKLKASTAEAWVFMDKYSTVTEQNNRLKGELKELYIRDKSSNKPLPPISKKSQLHSEKKPEDGSKITPHPPMKVYGTQVRPQPPPPRNPGFWAESSRSFTVLMASFPGYCCLYLLLLL from the exons atggacaaaaacacagtgCAGAAAAGACTGACTGCAAAACTCATTGCAGTTGAGAGGTCattgaaaaaagacaaagctAAAGAAGAGCAGGCCAAAAATGATGAACTGGCCCAGAAGAAAGAGGGTGACACTTTGTTTAGGGTGCAGGTtcttctaaaagaaaaaaataagtttaaaaaacagGTTGAAGGGTTGGCTCACTGCGTAAAAGAGCTTGAGGGGCAGAAGAGGGCTgcagataaaataattaatgaacAGAGAGAGCTGTTAAAAAAGattgacaaagaaaacaaacagttacACGATGACAATGCTTCATTAAAAGAACAAGTAACACATGGCATCAACGTTGAAAAAGTAATGCACCGTGAGAAAGAAGCATTTCAGAATGaactaaaaaaaagagagaagtcgTTAGAAAACGTTAGaagatacaaaaagaaaattgatgATGGTAAGCTAGAAATAcataaaagagacaaacaaattaaagtaataacatatgagaaagaaaaactttttcagaaaaatgtggAACTCCAAGAAAGGATATGCTGTCTAGAGGATGACAAATCTTCCTTAGCAGCGAAAATAGTACAGCTAGAGGAAAAGGTAGAAAAACAGTACAACAGCATTGAATATGTCAAAATGAAGCTGAACAAggtcaacaataaaaaaactcaACTTGAAGATAAGTGCGACAAAGACACTCGGATCATAAAGAACAGAGAAGACGAGGTGACCAATAGTAGACTTTTGGTTCATGAGTCAGAGAAGAAGATGAGGCAGCAAAAAGTGCAGACCGAAGCTGCCGTGGGTGAGATCATGCTGCTACAGAAAAACTTGGACAAGGTTAATTTGGAAATAgaagacaagaacaaaacaattaaaaagctAACTGATGGAATCAGAAGCCGGGGTACTGAGCTTAACAGGAAGAGCCAAGAGCTGGAAACTGTTCAGAGAAgtgagaaatgtttgcagaacAGGGTGATAGTCATGGAGAAGcaactgacagaaataaagcaaacacaTGAAGAATTAGTAGTTTCAGCTGATAGGGAACAGAGCCGGCTGAGGAAAGAATTGGACCATGTGACTGAAGAAAGGgacatatttataaaaaagtCAACTTACAGCGATAACATGGtattgcagcagcagctgaagatGGACCAACAGAAACATGCAGAGGAGACGCTAAAACAAGAGCTCAAAGACTGTGAAATAAAATTCAACCAGTACCAGGCAGAGCTTGATCACTTGAATCTTGAGTTATCGATCAGTAGACATAATGAGCTGACACTTATGAGGAAGGTCGCAAGTTTGCAGTTAAAGAATCCGCAAGACAATAATGTTAGTGACATTATGCGCCTTCAGCGGCTCCATGACTACAACTCCCACTTGATGAAGAATCTTGAGCGCATGTCGGCTAAGTTGGCGGAAAAAGACCAGGAGATTACCAATTTGAAGAGCATGTTGGCTCGGCGGCCAGATGATGCAACCCAGAAGTTCCAAGAGAGTCAGAGGGCGATCAGAGAGCTTAAAGATAAGTTAAAGGCATCGACGGCAGAAGCCTGGGTATTCATGGATAAGTACTCTACTGTGACAGAGCAGAACAATAGGCTGAAAGGTGAGTTAAAGGAATTGTATATTAGAGACAAATCAAGTAACAAACCTTTGCCTCCTATTTCCAAAAAGTCCCAGCTCCACTCTGAGAAGAAGCCAGAGGATGGATCGAAGATCACCCCCCATCCTCCCATGAAAGTCTACGGAACACAAGTGAGgccacaaccaccaccacccc gaaaccctgggttctgggccgagtcttcgcggtccttcacagtcctgatggcatccttccctggctattgctgcttatacttattgttattgttatga